Proteins encoded within one genomic window of Flavobacterium gilvum:
- a CDS encoding Ppx/GppA phosphatase family protein yields the protein MKEKIYYLLLCLILTYSAQAQLYGGIEIGSKGIKMTVLQVESIRRNTYDVKEFWTENVGIAAGIGIDGTLLKEDIDKAGTVVLNNYKKMLNEYKIEDKNIFIVGSSGVGLATNTSDLVAKIKELTNKKIEIISSSLEAKLLLRGCIPPKNYLNSVIIDIGGGNTKGGYAKDINDSSVFFPISCDLGTVTLTEIINKKCKQKTVFEFNENLFDYLPTIRESFKKMYTSRPESQDKSNIYISGGAAWAFYTLLNGTKAEENFTQVQYDDILAIRTIAENNYQRFVTNSESNPEIKKVLNTYQQKSLIAAFNLLETSLEVVPNIQNKKIFFAKQGQIAWLVSYVFDNAKGVKQIY from the coding sequence ATGAAAGAAAAAATCTACTATTTATTATTATGCCTAATTCTTACCTATTCGGCTCAGGCACAACTTTATGGAGGAATTGAAATAGGAAGTAAAGGTATAAAAATGACCGTTCTTCAGGTTGAAAGCATTAGACGAAACACATATGATGTTAAAGAATTTTGGACTGAAAATGTAGGAATTGCTGCTGGTATTGGTATAGACGGAACACTTTTAAAAGAAGACATTGACAAAGCTGGCACTGTAGTTCTCAACAACTACAAAAAAATGCTTAATGAATACAAGATTGAAGACAAAAACATTTTTATAGTTGGATCTTCTGGAGTAGGTTTGGCCACAAACACCAGTGACTTAGTAGCAAAAATAAAAGAGCTAACCAATAAAAAAATCGAAATCATATCTTCATCTCTTGAAGCTAAATTACTTTTGAGAGGTTGTATTCCACCAAAAAACTATTTGAATTCTGTAATTATTGACATAGGAGGTGGAAACACAAAAGGCGGTTATGCCAAAGACATCAACGACTCTTCGGTATTTTTCCCGATTTCATGTGATCTTGGAACAGTGACTTTAACAGAAATCATCAACAAAAAGTGTAAACAAAAAACAGTTTTTGAATTCAATGAAAATTTATTTGATTACTTACCTACCATAAGAGAAAGTTTCAAAAAAATGTACACTAGCAGACCTGAATCACAGGACAAAAGCAACATCTACATCTCTGGTGGTGCCGCTTGGGCTTTTTACACTTTACTAAATGGTACAAAAGCCGAAGAGAACTTTACTCAAGTTCAATACGATGACATCCTGGCCATAAGAACTATTGCCGAGAATAATTACCAAAGATTTGTTACCAATTCTGAAAGCAATCCTGAAATCAAAAAGGTATTGAATACATACCAACAAAAATCGTTAATAGCCGCTTTCAACCTTTTGGAAACTTCTCTTGAAGTTGTTCCTAACATACAAAACAAAAAGATTTTCTTTGCAAAACAAGGACAAATTGCTTGGCTAGTAAGTTATGTATTTGACAATGCCAAAGGAGTAAAACAAATATACTAG